The following proteins come from a genomic window of Trifolium pratense cultivar HEN17-A07 linkage group LG4, ARS_RC_1.1, whole genome shotgun sequence:
- the LOC123920399 gene encoding aspartate carbamoyltransferase 1, chloroplastic, giving the protein MTAASMLFSCSMNVGVSNPKMASKASACCLLNRPMSCSKSILSCGLFGVSEKSKLLCRASALHVESVPSFSVGQKFQFDDVIEAQQFDRETLSAIFEVARSMENIRNNSSGSQMLKGYLMATLFYEPSTRTRLSFESAMKRLGGDVLTTENAREFSSASKGETLEDTIRTVEGYSDIIVLRHFESGAARRAAATANIPVINAGDGPGQHPSQALLDVYTIEREIGKLDGIKVGLVGDLANGRTVRSLAYLLAKYRDVKFYFVSPNVVKMKDDIKEYLTSKGVEWEESSDLLEVASKCDVVYQTRIQKERFGENINLYEEARGKYIVNKDVLKVMQNHAVVMHPLPRLDEIEVEVDSDPRAAYFRQAKNGLYIRMALLKVLLLGW; this is encoded by the exons ATGACGGCTGCTTCTATGTTATTCTCATGCTCTATGAATGTGGGAGTTTCTAATCCAAAGATGGCTTCAAAAGCCTCTGCATGTTGTTTGTTAAACCGGCCAATGAGTTGTTCGAAGTCGATTTTGTCATGTGGGCTGTTTGGAGTTTCggaaaaatcaaaacttttgtGTCGGGCAAGTGCTCTTCATGTTGAGAGTGTGCCTTCATTTTCTGTTGGGCAAAAGTTTCAATTTGATGATGTGATTGAAGCTCAACAATTTGATAGAGAAACTCTTAGTGCTATATTTGAAGTTGCTAGGAGTATGGAGAATATTAGGAACAACTCGTCCGGGAGTCAAATGCTTAAGGGTTATCTCATGGCTACTTTGTTTTATGAGCCTTCGACTAGAACTAGGCTTTCGTTTGAGTCTGCTATGAAAAGATTAGGTGGTGATGTTCTCACAACTGAAAATGCTAGGGAGTTTTCATCTGCATCTAAAGGAGAGACACTCGAAG ATACTATAAGAACGGTTGAAGGTTACTCTGATATAATTGTATTGCGGCACTTTGAAAGTGGTGCAGCGAGAAGAGCTGCAGCAACTGCTAACATTCCAGTAATCAATGCAGGGGATGGCCCAGGACAGCATCCCAGCCAG GCGTTGTTGGACGTTTATACCATTGAAAGAGAGATAGGAAAATTGGATGGAATTAAAGTTGGGCTTGTCGGAGACCTCGCTAATGGGAGGACAGTTCGCTCACTTGCATACTTACTTGCCAAGTACCGTGATGTAAAATTCTATTTTGTATCTCCTAATGTGGTTAAAATGAAG gaTGACATAAAAGAGTATCTGACATCAAAAGGAGTGGAGTGGGAAGAAAGTTCTGATTTGTTGGAAGTGGCTTCTAAATGTGACGTGGTTTATCAAACTCGCATTCAGAAAGAAAGATTTGGAGAGAATATTAACCTGTACGAAGAAGCAAGAGGCAAGTATATTGTTAATAAAGATGTTCTAAAGGTGATGCAAAATCATGCTGTAGTAATGCACCCTCTTCCAAGACTCGACGAA ATCGAGGTGGAAGTCGATAGTGATCCAAGAGCAGCTTACTTTAGGCAGGCGAAAAATGGTCTATATATTCGGATGGCTCTATTAAAGGTTTTGCTTCTTGGTTGGTAA